In Flavobacteriaceae bacterium, the following proteins share a genomic window:
- the hisF gene encoding imidazole glycerol phosphate synthase subunit HisF codes for MLTKRIIPCLDIKNGRTVKGVNFVDLRDAGDPVELAKQYAEVGADELVFLDISATLEGRKTTLEMVLKVAEQVNIPFTVGGGISSIEDVDALLKCGADKVSVNSSAVKRPELINELSNKFGSQCITVAIDAKQIDDDWKVHLAGGSIPTELSLFDWAKEVEQRGAGEILFTSMDNDGTKDGFANKALARLSNEVNIPIIASGGAGNVQHFIDTFKLGKSDAALAASVFHFGEIGIPKLKEELKANDIAIRI; via the coding sequence ATGCTTACAAAACGTATTATACCGTGTTTAGATATTAAGAATGGACGTACTGTAAAGGGTGTTAACTTTGTAGACCTTAGGGATGCTGGAGACCCAGTTGAATTAGCAAAACAATATGCTGAAGTAGGAGCAGATGAGCTTGTATTTTTAGATATTTCGGCAACTTTAGAAGGCCGTAAAACAACCTTAGAGATGGTACTTAAAGTAGCAGAACAAGTTAATATTCCTTTTACTGTAGGAGGCGGGATTTCGTCAATCGAAGATGTAGATGCACTTCTAAAATGTGGCGCAGATAAAGTGTCAGTAAACTCATCAGCAGTAAAACGCCCTGAATTAATTAATGAGTTATCTAATAAGTTTGGAAGTCAATGTATTACTGTAGCTATCGATGCTAAGCAGATTGATGATGATTGGAAAGTGCATTTAGCAGGAGGAAGTATTCCAACTGAGCTAAGTTTATTTGACTGGGCAAAAGAAGTAGAACAACGTGGCGCCGGAGAAATCTTATTTACTTCTATGGATAATGACGGCACAAAAGATGGCTTTGCAAATAAAGCTTTAGCAAGACTTTCTAATGAAGTTAATATCCCTATTATTGCCTCTGGAGGAGCAGGCAATGTGCAGCATTTTATAGATACGTTTAAATTGGGTAAATCAGATGCGGCTTTGGCTGCAAGTGTATTTCATTTTGGAGAAATAGGGATCCCAAAATTAAAAGAAGAATTGAAAGCGAATGATATCGCTATTAGAATATAA
- a CDS encoding bifunctional phosphoribosyl-AMP cyclohydrolase/phosphoribosyl-ATP diphosphatase HisIE, whose translation MKIDFDKNNDGLVPAIIQDAITKNVLMLGYMNIEAYEKTITTKQVTFFSRTKKRLWTKGEESGNFLNLVDVKLDCDNDTLLIQVNPIGPTCHKGSDTCWDENNIQDFGFISKLEKTIENRVKNADSSTSYVASLFAKGINKVAQKVGEEAVEVVIEAKDDNDDLFLNESADLLFHYLMLLQAKGFKLNDIVNVLREREK comes from the coding sequence ATGAAAATAGATTTTGATAAAAATAACGATGGGCTTGTACCAGCAATCATCCAAGATGCAATTACAAAAAATGTATTAATGCTTGGATATATGAATATAGAAGCTTATGAAAAAACAATAACTACAAAGCAAGTCACATTTTTTAGTAGAACTAAAAAACGTTTGTGGACTAAAGGTGAAGAAAGCGGAAACTTCTTAAATTTAGTTGATGTAAAATTAGATTGCGATAATGATACCTTGTTAATTCAGGTAAATCCAATTGGTCCAACTTGTCATAAAGGTTCTGATACGTGTTGGGATGAAAACAATATTCAAGATTTTGGGTTTATTTCTAAATTAGAAAAAACTATTGAAAATCGTGTAAAAAATGCTGATAGTTCAACATCTTATGTAGCGTCTTTATTTGCTAAGGGAATTAATAAAGTAGCTCAAAAAGTAGGAGAGGAAGCAGTAGAAGTTGTTATTGAAGCTAAAGATGATAATGATGATTTGTTTTTAAACGAAAGTGCAGATTTATTATTTCATTACTTGATGCTATTACAAGCAAAAGGGTTTAAATTAAATGATATTGTAAATGTATTAAGAGAAAGAGAAAAATAA
- a CDS encoding tRNA pseudouridine(38-40) synthase TruA, translating to MFNEKKYFYLIKVQYLGYRFHGWQKQPKLKTVHLMIDRTLNFILSGATFKTLGSGRTDAMVSAEEAAFELFLSQPIEDLDEFLALFNHNLPQDIRALSINKIEDANFNIIQSSKTKEYLYLFTHGQKQHPFCAPIMTTILDKLDIEIMKQGAQLFEGTHNFKSYCYKATDNGIYERTLIKCELVENTIYKANFFPETSYLLRVKGKGFMRNQIRLMMGTLLDLGRGEITLDYIKNSLKLESQEVMSSIAPASGLILHKLDFE from the coding sequence ATGTTTAATGAAAAGAAATATTTTTACCTTATTAAAGTCCAATATTTAGGATATCGTTTTCATGGCTGGCAAAAACAGCCTAAACTTAAAACGGTACATTTGATGATAGATCGCACACTTAATTTTATATTAAGTGGAGCTACATTTAAAACTTTGGGTTCTGGACGTACAGACGCTATGGTATCTGCAGAAGAGGCAGCTTTTGAATTGTTTTTAAGCCAACCAATTGAAGATTTAGATGAGTTTTTAGCACTTTTTAATCATAACCTCCCACAAGATATAAGAGCTTTATCTATTAACAAAATAGAAGATGCTAATTTCAATATTATTCAAAGTTCTAAAACTAAAGAATATCTTTATTTATTTACGCATGGACAAAAGCAGCATCCATTTTGTGCGCCAATAATGACAACTATTTTAGATAAGTTAGATATAGAAATTATGAAACAAGGAGCCCAGCTATTTGAAGGGACTCATAATTTTAAAAGTTATTGTTATAAAGCAACAGATAATGGTATTTATGAAAGAACACTTATTAAATGTGAATTAGTTGAAAACACTATTTATAAAGCTAATTTTTTTCCGGAAACTTCTTATCTGTTAAGAGTAAAAGGAAAAGGATTTATGCGTAATCAAATTAGACTAATGATGGGAACTTTGTTAGATTTAGGTAGAGGAGAAATTACATTAGATTATATTAAAAACAGTTTAAAACTAGAAAGCCAAGAAGTGATGAGCTCTATAGCACCAGCATCAGGACTAATATTACATAAACTCGATTTTGAATAA
- a CDS encoding DUF2461 domain-containing protein, producing the protein MSIKVPKAALDFFKQLEINNNREWFTEHKVEFKTVETEVKQCYAAINNVLNTHDEIEKFKLFRIYRDVRFSKDKTPYKTHFGGSYGRKKPELRGGYYLHIAPNDKSFIATGFWEPSKEDLYRIRKELEMDDEELRGIINKSSFKNIWGDLVGDELKTAPRDFNKEHKAIDLIKKKQFIFTKKYTDKEVLGDNFLDEVNIAFKAIRPYFDYMSDVLTTDLNGESLL; encoded by the coding sequence ATGAGTATTAAAGTTCCTAAAGCTGCATTAGATTTTTTTAAGCAACTAGAAATTAATAATAACAGAGAATGGTTTACAGAACATAAAGTTGAATTTAAAACTGTTGAAACTGAAGTTAAACAATGTTATGCAGCAATTAATAATGTTTTAAATACTCATGACGAGATTGAAAAATTTAAACTCTTTCGTATTTATAGAGATGTGAGGTTTTCTAAAGATAAAACGCCGTATAAAACACATTTTGGAGGAAGTTATGGTAGAAAAAAACCAGAATTAAGAGGAGGGTATTATTTGCATATTGCACCTAATGACAAATCTTTTATAGCTACTGGGTTTTGGGAACCAAGTAAAGAAGATTTATATAGAATTCGTAAGGAATTAGAAATGGACGATGAAGAACTTCGAGGTATAATCAATAAAAGCTCATTTAAAAATATTTGGGGGGATTTAGTAGGAGATGAATTAAAAACTGCTCCTCGTGATTTTAATAAAGAGCATAAAGCCATTGATTTAATAAAGAAGAAGCAATTTATCTTCACTAAGAAATATACAGATAAAGAAGTATTAGGCGATAATTTCTTAGATGAAGTGAATATAGCTTTTAAAGCCATTCGTCCATATTTTGATTACATGAGTGATGTATTAACTACCGATTTGAATGGCGAATCCTTATTGTAA
- a CDS encoding glyoxalase, whose amino-acid sequence MNDKRLHDLLSIRPQILAASVNNQMSDDERFQNVTLRPILKLQHSLFIEVFRNYITKHKSVFYDLSLEKRIDYIENAIHKDMKFRNSVKGMVIGQFTVDEYKVYTLNSSALNKRMMNMVKDRLLSSIQLFEKPEGILQII is encoded by the coding sequence ATGAATGATAAAAGACTTCACGATTTGTTAAGTATTCGCCCTCAAATTTTAGCAGCTTCAGTTAATAATCAGATGAGTGATGATGAACGATTTCAAAATGTTACGCTCCGTCCTATTTTAAAACTACAGCATTCTTTATTTATTGAAGTGTTTCGAAACTACATCACAAAGCACAAAAGTGTATTTTATGATCTATCTTTAGAAAAGCGTATTGATTATATCGAAAATGCTATTCATAAGGATATGAAGTTTAGAAATAGTGTTAAAGGGATGGTAATAGGTCAATTTACTGTTGATGAGTATAAAGTATATACTCTAAATTCTTCAGCATTGAATAAACGAATGATGAATATGGTAAAAGATAGGCTTTTAAGTAGTATTCAACTTTTTGAAAAGCCTGAAGGTATATTACAAATAATTTAA
- a CDS encoding DUF72 domain-containing protein — translation MKFGSVTNPEQIDFTLPVDHPKTKVTLERFKDDNIPEIYVGCAKWNKADLKGFYPRGTKDELSYYSRQFNCIELNATFYRIFPAEQFSTWYDKTPNGFKFFPKLNQEISHWKRLNEVKDVVEHYVYNASNLKEKLGAIFLQMHTNFEPKDFNRVVQFIEAWPKDVDLAVEFRHTDWYNDIAVAKELYHLLETNGISNVIVDTAGRRDLMHMRLTNETAFVRYVGANHKTDYTRLDDWIIRLKEWKEQGIKEIDFFIHQNIEKESPLLAAYFTEKLNKELGYNLTIPNQNLQQKLL, via the coding sequence ATGAAATTTGGAAGCGTCACTAATCCAGAGCAAATTGATTTTACTTTACCTGTAGATCACCCAAAAACGAAAGTTACTTTAGAGCGATTTAAAGATGATAATATTCCAGAAATATATGTAGGCTGTGCTAAATGGAATAAAGCAGATCTTAAAGGATTTTATCCAAGAGGGACAAAAGATGAGTTAAGTTATTATTCGCGTCAATTTAATTGTATTGAACTCAATGCAACATTTTATAGGATTTTCCCAGCAGAACAATTTTCTACTTGGTACGATAAAACTCCTAATGGTTTTAAATTTTTCCCAAAACTCAATCAAGAAATCAGCCATTGGAAGCGTTTAAATGAGGTTAAGGATGTAGTTGAGCATTATGTGTATAATGCCTCTAATCTTAAAGAAAAACTAGGTGCTATCTTCTTGCAAATGCATACAAATTTTGAACCTAAAGATTTTAATAGAGTTGTTCAATTTATTGAAGCTTGGCCTAAAGACGTAGATTTAGCTGTTGAATTCAGGCATACAGATTGGTATAATGACATTGCTGTTGCTAAAGAATTATATCATTTACTAGAAACTAATGGTATCTCAAATGTAATTGTAGATACAGCTGGTCGTCGTGATTTGATGCATATGCGATTAACAAATGAAACTGCGTTTGTACGTTATGTAGGCGCTAATCACAAAACAGATTATACAAGATTAGACGATTGGATAATCAGATTAAAAGAATGGAAAGAACAAGGTATTAAAGAGATTGATTTTTTTATTCATCAAAATATTGAAAAAGAATCTCCATTATTGGCAGCGTATTTCACAGAAAAATTAAATAAAGAATTGGGGTATAATTTAACTATTCCAAATCAAAATTTACAACAAAAACTACTCTAA